AATGAAAAAAGAGCCATAAGGCTCTTTTTCTATGGTTTGCAGACTTCTATCACATCTACAGTCCTGAATTTGGAGCGGGAAACGAGACTCGAACTCGCGACCCCAACCTTGGCAAGGTTGTGCTCTACCAACTGAGCTATTCCCGCATTTGGTATGGCTTGTATTAAGCCTAATTTGATATACCCGAATAAATTTTAATTTGGAGCGGGAAACGAGACTCGAACTCGCGACCCCAACCTTGGCAAGGTTGTGCTCTACCAACTGAGCTATTCCCGCATATATTCTGGCATGTCGTACTGTTGAAATTCTTCACCGGTACGGGGAGCGCATTATACGAGAAATTATTCCTCTGACAAGTCCCACAACCCAAAAAATTGTATTTTTTCTCCGATTGATGATTAAACCAGCAAACAATCCGCTTAATCATCAACACAGAGATTAATTTGTGTACAAATATTGTACCAAATACCGCTCTTTATTTTTGGAGAATACGTTACTTCTGGATAAAGTGCTCACGGTAATACACCAATTCAGCAATGGATTCCCGAATATCATCCAATGCCTGATGGGTATTTTTCTTACTGAACCCTGACAACATCTCAGGCTTCCAGCGACGCGCCAATTCTTTAAGCGTACTGACATCCAAATAACGGTAGTGAAAATATTTTTCCAACTCCGGCATATAGCGAAATAGGAAACGACGATCCTGCCCCACGCTATTGCCACAAATGGGTGATTTTCCTGCCGGCACCCATCGTTCCAGAAATGCAATGGTCGCTTTTTCAGCTTGCGCATCATCAAACTGGCTCTGTTTGACACGTTCCACCAATCCGCTGGCCGTGTGCGTCCGTACATTCCAATCATCCATCAATGCCAATTGCTCATCCGATTGATGAACAGCAATGACAGGCCCTTCAGCAAGGATATTCAATTCC
The sequence above is drawn from the Xenorhabdus ishibashii genome and encodes:
- the orn gene encoding oligoribonuclease, producing MSKSENNLIWIDLEMTGLDPERDRIIEIATIVTDSELNILAEGPVIAVHQSDEQLALMDDWNVRTHTASGLVERVKQSQFDDAQAEKATIAFLERWVPAGKSPICGNSVGQDRRFLFRYMPELEKYFHYRYLDVSTLKELARRWKPEMLSGFSKKNTHQALDDIRESIAELVYYREHFIQK